Within Vicia villosa cultivar HV-30 ecotype Madison, WI linkage group LG1, Vvil1.0, whole genome shotgun sequence, the genomic segment GAAGAAATTTTTTAGATGCAATGACAGAATAGGGTTGTGTTAGAGGGAATTGTTGACTAGTTCTAAATTGTCATTCTGTACCTTACCGCCAATGCAGTTAACTGGGCAAAGGATAGGTTGTTACTATAGTGTGTATGGATGGACCAAGTGCAATGATAAAAAGTTGAGCTGCTACGCTGTCTCATGGATATAGACCTAAGATAAGCTGGGGTTCTTATATTTTCTTGGTAAAGAAGTTTGCGTGAAAGATTAGTGGAGGGGATAAGCGTGAAACCTACCTTGTTTATTCAATTGAGTCCATTCAACTCACTCCTTAGAAAAACATTGGCATGTAACAATTCAAGATTGTGACAGATATCTTTGGTTGGGAGTTTAACTCGAAAAAATGAAATACTATTATGACTTAACATTATGAGTATTGgttttttttatctctttaaGGTCCGTGGagcttatttttcattttttctgttccTTGCTGTGCTTTTTAAATAGGAAAATGTCAAGACTAAGCATCCTCAATTGCTGTATGAGTCCAAGTTGTACAGAATTCTCCAGGGAGGAAGTAATGACGATCTTCATATTCattgttttatctttcttttttcttttgtgcTTTGTGCGAGCAGCGTAGGGACATCCCTTCCCAAATATCATTTATAATTTTGTCAGTTATAACTCAAGTTTGATTTTGACAGCTGGAATTCCAAATGTTAGATGGTTTGGAGTGGAGGGAGATTACAATGTCTTAGTGATGGATCTGCTTGGACCTAGTCTTGAAGATCTTTTTAACTTTTGTAATAGAAAGTTATCATTAAAAACAGTTCTCATGCTTGCTGATCAAATGGTAGGCACTGGTTGACTTTGCAAACTATCTATTTTTCTGCTGCCATTTCTTTTAGTAATTTTTAAGAACTTCCCTATTTTTTCTCCAGATTAACCGGGTTGAGTTTATTCATACTAAATCATTTCTACACCGAGATATCAAACCGGATAATTTTCTAATGGGGTTAGGAAGGCGTGCGAACCAGGTGGTTAATCTTGTAAAAATGCGTATTTTGGATGTATTGTATGGTATTTTTAGTTTTCTACATTTGAGAGTTTAATGCCTATCGATGTGCATTTTAGGTTTATGCTATTGATTTTGGTCTGGCTAAGAAATACAGAGATAGTTCCACCCATCAACACATTCCTTACAGGTACAACAATTCCATTGGTGTGCTTTAAATGCGGTATTTATCTTTGTTGTTCCTATTGTGAAGTCTTGATAGCATAGCTAAAGCATCCCAGTCTAGTAGGCACCACATTTATCCAATGGCAGTTGTAACTCATGTATCGCATAGCTGTTAAATCATTTTGCATATATTATCTTTGGTATTCATTTTACACTGATACCGTTGTTTTTATAAGATATAATTTATTAGCTGATGGATTGGCGCCTTGATGGGGGGAAGTGTAATATATGCAATATATGCATACTGTTTTAACACTTCCTCTTACTTTAGTTTCTGATTTCAAGATTCTACTAGGGTCAGGCTATGAATCTTGTCGGCAATATTATCAATATTTCAGTCATTTATTCTGAGAGTGTAGACCTGGCTGCTactatttgaaaataattttttgggtTGATTTGTCTAATCTGTTCAATCATCAACACTGcagggaaaataaaaatttgactgGAACTGCAAGATATGCTAGCATGAATACTCACCTTGGCATTGGTATGTGTTATGACCCTTCATTCAACTTGTATTCTGAATGATTAAATTTTGCTATCTAATATTGCTTCTATTTCTCTGGTGATTGATGTGTAGAACAAAGTCGAAGAGATGATTTAGAGTCTcttggttttgttttgatgtacTTCCTGAGAGGGAGGTGAGTATTACTTTCTACCTATACTTTGGTGTCTGCCAGCACTTAGTACTTTAtcttatttatgttttctttgtttATAGTCTTCCTTGGCAGGGACTTAAAGCAGGAAACAAGAAGCAAAAGTATGAGAAAATTAGTGAAAAAAAGGTTTCTACATCGATTGAAGTGAGTTAATTAAATTGTTATTCAGTCTTTATTAGTGCTTATATTATCTACTCCTTAATGACCTATACTAAGAATTTACTGCTTATTCCAGGCCTTGTGTCGGGGTTATCCAACAGAATTTGCATCATACTTCCATTACTGTCGCTCAttaaggtttgatgataagccAGATTACGCTTATCTCAAAAGGATATTCCGTGACCTGTTTATTCAGGAAGGtttgaaattattattatatagaaaGGATAACTTTTTCCTCATTTCTTAAGTTTATAATTTATACTCTCTTAAACATTGCATTTGAGTCTACGTAGAATCTTTGTTTAAGTTTGCCTATATTATTAAATTGACATTTCAACAGGATTCCAGTTTGATTATGTGTTTGACTGGACTATCCTGAAGTATCAGCAATCACAGCTTGCCACACCTCCAGCACGGGCCGTCGTAAGTGTTATTCTTTTCCTACCCCAGTTGTGATTATCATTTCTTCTGAAATAGATGTAACTTGGGCACACTTTTGTTTAGATTCCTGGTACTGGAACCAGTTCTGCAATGCCTCCTGTTACCAATACAGGTACTTTATTTAAGATCTCCCATAAGTGTGACATGccttcaatatttttatttttatagcaCCTATAATAGAAAAGGTGGTGGAAAATAGGCTTAGATAGTTTGGGCATGTTAAGAGAAGACCTCTCGATTCTGTTATAAGGAGAGTAGATCAGATGAAGATTTGTTAAACAATTAGAGGTAGAGGAAGACTTGGAAAAACTTTAAGAGAAACTATCAAGAAAGATTTTGAGATTGAAGGATTGGATATAAAATGTGGTcttggatagaacattatggcgtaATTTGATCCACctcacttagtgggataagactttgtattttttattgttgtttagtgaagtaaattttgaattttgaaatggaACCTAATAAGAGTCTGTTTAGGAGTTGGTTTTTGGAGGGTTTTAGAGGGGAAGACTATGAAAGGTTGCGTCTATATCTTGAAATgtgtttgatatttttataaCGTCTAAAAAACAATATACTACATTAGCATATAAAATCATATtgttttttaaacattttaaaaatatcaaacataTTTCAAGATATAGACGCAACTCTCCAAAGCCTTCCCTTCTAAAACCCTCCAAAAATCAACTCCCAAACAAACCCTTAGTTGGTCAAGTGTAGTTCTAGCAAAGGCAAGATCTTGTACCTAATAAGTTTGTTTGAGTCTCTTTTGGGGTGAGATAAATGTGAGCCCTGTATGTGCTCTTTGACCCCGGTGGCTTTTCATGCACTGAACTAGGTCCTCATCTCCTTGCCCTAAAATTAAGGCCCAAAAAATTCTGAAAATATGATTTCCTTTATATTTATTCATACATTTTAGCATGCCTTTGTGGCTTACTGTCTGATGCAATCAATCTTTGCTTTCTGATATTGTATTTATTTAGATattattcctttttattttttattcattctgCAGAAACTATTGTCTTTATAGCTTTATCCTgttgttttcttaaatatttttcaactaCCCATTGAAGTAGGTTTTGCAATGACATGTCCCTtgaacttcttcttcttcacaagtTTATATGATATCTTAGTTTTTTAGCTTAGACATTTTTAATGTTCTCTCTCTTACAGGAGCAGAAGAAGGGCAACCTCCTGGCTTTGTATCAGTGGATTCCTCGAGGCGTAGAATGTCAGGACCCATTTTGAATACTGTAAGTTTCTCATAACAGAAATTCATTCACCGTAATTCTACTGGTATTGAGGATGTTTTGCAGAGCTTTTTAGACTTTATTTGAGAGTAAAGAGGAAAAAGGAGGGAAGAGGATTTTCTCATCGTTGCAAGAAATTTTTTAATGAGGGAGAGAAGAATACTtatgattaataattttatttgttgAGTATTACAAAGAGAGgaaagtgatctggagaatttgCCAAAGCTTTCTAAAACCTTCCAACTTTCATTTTTTTAGTTACAGCCCTTTCACTTCCATTGTCCCTTTCCTTTTCTCCAAGCCCTCCCTGCCTCCCTTTTCTGGAAAGCCCCCCTCCCCTCCAAACAAAGCGTTAAGAGTGCATATTCTGTATGCAGTTCCCTTTTCACTCAGTTATTGGTTATGGATCTGTAAGATGATTCTAAATTTAATTCTATGCCATATTTCATGTGCAACAGCATTAGCTTTGTTTTTGCAAATTCAGTAACTGCCTCATATGTGATCATGCAGTTATCGAGTGCCAATGTCTTGGGTCAGTCAAGTGGATCATCCAGGCGAGTTGCTGTTTCTAATAGTCGTGATGCATTTGTTGGTGCTGAATCAGATGTCCGTACACGCACTGCTGAGGCTAGCCCTGGAGCAGCACACAGAATTTTGGCTGGGCAAAGAAGTTCACCAATTGGGTCTTCTGATCCTCAGAGAGTAACACGGGCTGGGAGAAATGCTTCTCAAGCCAATAATTATGAAAGTGCCCTTAGGGGCATGGACGGTTTGCAGTTAGAAAATGAGGAGAGGACTCATTATTAATATCTCACCTTCTCATCTTGTGAGTTGATAGCCACCACAAAAGCAAAAGCTGCTTTATGTTGTGAAGTTGAGCTGTGAAAAAGTTTGGATCTAAACTTGAAAATCCAAGTTTGTGTTGCTAACTCATCTGCTCAATCGAGGGATTGTGCTTTTCTGTAAAGTTCAGATTTAATTGGCACTTCACTTCTGGCCGGAACACCTAAAATTATAACATCTTTTCCTGTGAGTTGTATTGGTATACTAGATGTTTACGGGTCACGTGGACCACAAAGGTCAAAATTATCAAATGTAATTAGCCATTGACATTGTATTCTTGTTGGATAAGATTCCTTGAGTCTCCACTATGCAAGTACCTGGAAATTATTCCGGTATTTGAAACTCGGAATGTTTTACCTTGTCTGGTTTGTATCAAGCTGAAATCATATTATCTCATCAGCTTTCCTGTTGCCATTTTCATAGTAAACCTGTATGTCAAATGATTTTACTCTGCAAAAAGGTTGTCATCAAACTATATTTACAGCTGTGTTAATCTTGAATGGAAACTTATTTCACTAAGTTGGATTCTGAATTCTATTATTGACTGGGTGACAACCAAAATAAGTATTGAAATTGTTAAAAAATTGTACTATATAGTTTACATTTTAGGTGAGAATTttgtgtttattattattattaattaaaaatcgaCGTGCCCTAATTCTCTGCCATAATATGAGAATGAATAGTTAATCCAATGAAAAAATTGTAATATTTGGGAATGAAAAATTAATACTAGTACAAAGAAAAAATTGACCTATAGGACTATAAAACGAAATTTAGATGTTGTCCTAAGATTTGTCTCTAGCATGTCTGTCCTATACCTCGACTGAGTTGTACTAGAATTTAGCCAAAAATGGCTTGTCTCTGAACTTTGGGATTTAATAAAATAAGGCTTATTGTTATTGGTCATCTTGAAtgtgattttttgtcaaaaatttAGATGGAAATAATATTCAATgcaattgtaatttttttttatcttttattgttttaggttatgtttgggagtttggaggggaggggaggggaaggctttcaaaaacaaaattttaaaaaaaataggaaaatatttgacattttctgaaaaaatgaatttgtttagaatgataaaagagttattatcattactaaatttttgattttcaaaataggataacaacctaaaagatatttgaaaaatttatgtaagcccttcaaaaccctccttcaatacaatttttgagttctccattttatggggtttttggtgttatgaataaactcaaactctccaaaaccctcctacccaaaatctttttatccttttcactcaattccttctattttccaaagcccttccctcccttcccctccaaactcccaaacatagccttactGGCCAAGAGTAAAACCCTGAGGCGTAAAAAAACATATGGAGATATTGCAATATCCTTTTTTTGAAGTTCCCTTGTCCTTAGCCTTTATCTAGTATTATATTCTTCTAAAGTTAGGTGGCAATggtgctttggttgtatgttgtttTGCATCTTCTTTTTGGATATGTTCTGTTTTGTTAGGTTTCTGTCATTAGATAACTTGTGTAATTTTCTGGAGAACTAACCGTTTATATATATAGTACAATCAAGAACAACATATtggtttatcaaaaaaaaaaaaaaaacaacatattgGTGGAATAATGTTAATAGCCAAAACAACTTCATTGAATGTGTCCCACTCAAAGGAAAAAACATTATTGATTTGATATAATACACTTGCAAGACAGGTTAGGTTCATATCCAGACAAACATACAGAAAGATGTTGGTTGTTGATTGATTATGAAAAGAAACAAatttatacaagaaaaataacaatatccaaacatatCCATTTAATTTGAGACCATCATCTACTAAAATACTTTTAACACATAAAAAACAAAAGTGTCGCTAATAATCATGTCAACATCACTAAATCCAGCTAAATCATGCTGTTTACTACAAAATTCCAGACACCATGTCAAAAAATCAATTCTACCGTGAAGAATGACTAAAATGTAAGGTACTTTATATTTACGGGGTGAATGCGCTAAATCGAGTTAAAATTTTGAAGTCTGATTGATTTGTTAAgctatttaaaatttattctgtTTAAATAtctgtaaaaaaaaataatttaattaatatttaaatagaatTACAAACAAAAAGATCAATgagattaaaattttatttctatttatttatctaaatttatttagtaaaataagttttttaaaattatttgtttaagagaatttATGAGAACAACTTACAAAATTGTTTATACGGTATTTTTAACCTATTTTCAAGTCTTTTAAgatgattatattttattttatttattttaatttaaaatataacgtatagtaatttatatttatttaaatagattgatttgattgaattaaaaaatatattttttaataataataaaataatttatatttatttaaatagattgatatgattgaatttaaaaatctttttttatgcCTTgcgattttgttttttaaaattaaacaagcatataaaaaaagattaagacattttgtatttgaaaaaaattaacgTAGTTGATTGATTTAAAATGTCTTCTTTTTATGCCTTgtgatttcaattttttaaatgaaaCAAGTTTATAAAAAAGACTAgatattttttgtttaaaaaacacTGACTTGATTGGTCTAACAGATTTCTACTCCGAATTAGATAATGAAAACTTGTATTAGGTTTATGAAATAGATCCATAGTAGTCATAATTTTCCGTAGTTACacgttcaaaaatatttttaatagttAGATTAAGATTAAACAttctaaatttaaatatatttttaatagttaGATTAAGATTAAACAttctaaatttaaatataatttataatttttattaaattaaaaaacattTAACCATTCACACATTCGAAAAAATTTATTCTCAATACCCCACTCTTCATTCTTCTACTCTTCATTCTTCTTGAGTCCCTTCTGTATTCTATACTTGAAAATCAAGCAATGGCCTATCATGTAAGATATTCTTACCAAAATTTTGTTTTCCAAGTTTAATAACAATTATAGTGGCTCATGGAGTGCTTACAAGCAAAATTCTATATCTTTTACAGCTTAATGATCATTCATTCTCTTTTAGTTTATTATTCTTGCAAGTAACATCCTCGATCGATCTTATCATTATCTAATTTGACAACAAAGACGCCAATGGCTAAAAGTGTCATCAAAGAATGTCTACAAAAACATTAATTCAGATAAAAAGGCAACATTAGACAGTGACTCAGTGCATTGAAAAGTTCGAACATCGTTGTCAACAAGATTGTTCCATAAATTATCGTACAAATCTACAGCTAGTCACTAGGttgcagaaagtttcttttggCTCAAGAAGAAGATGCTGTAACAGAGACATAACAGAGACCTATTGATTTTTCTGTTGTGACTGAAATGTTTTCCTGTCATATGATTTAAGTACAGAATTCAACTAATTTTAATGCTAAAAATTCTTACATCTGAAAGCAGTCTAGAATAAGATTTACACCCACAATTTCATTTAATGAACTAGTTGCTTAATAAATCATGATATCAAATCTCATTAATCACTTGTAGAAAAAGAAATACTCCTTTGCttaatgttaagaaatgtggttcaTCTCTACAAAACCCTTTTTTTTAGGGCGATGATTGTCCCATTCATATGCAAATATTTATGCCATGTATTGTTCGAGTCAGACTCTTAACACTCTCTCTCACGCTCAGGATTGAACATCAGGAGCATAGTGAGTGGTCCGATTGTGAAAACCTATGGTTCATGCCATATATTGTCCAAAAGTAGGAtgtgatgtgagactcttaacacttAAGCACCTAAGAATCCTAAAAAAGTTCATCTCTACAAAACCGTTTTTTTTAGGGCCATGATTGTCCCGTCCCATTCATATGCACATATTTAGGCCATGTATTATCCgagtgagactcttaacacactcTCTCacgttcaagattgaacatcagaagcacAGAAATAAATAGTGAGTGGGTCCGATTGTGAAAACCTATGGTTCATGTCATATATTGTCCAGAAGTAGGATGCACTCATGCACCTAAGAATCCTAAAAAAGTTCATCATCAACATGCACGAATGTTAAAAAGGACTAGTAAACCTTTCCATTTcataacaaaacaaacaaagaTTATTACTTTATACACTCTTTACAAAAACAAACTACATATTGAAGAAGACATGAATCACAATTTCTCTTCCATATTACAATCCAACTCAATGATCCTTATAGTAAACACTTCTAGCTAGTTTACATTGCAGCAATAAACATAAACACAtaccaataaaaaaacaaagcaaacaaaTAATTATTCATGCATATAATTCCAGACACCCTAATTGAAATTCCCATTCAGATAGTAACTCATCACCTAAATTAGGTTTAATTCCAATTCacaaattttaaattcaattaagCATCATCATAATTTACACTACCAACCATGAACAACTCTGTTGCACCTATCTTTAATCCATTTAAAACTCTTCCTAATCGAACCTTTGAGTTTACCTTCAACCGAATAAACTTTATAACTAGCAACTCTTTTTTTCCTCTGCATCTCAGGATCACTGAAGCTCCAACTCTTCGAAGCCGAACCGTTCGTCGATTTTCCTTTCTTGAACTTAACATCGTTGTTGTTACCCGTTTGTGATTGTGCTGGATGAACAGAGGAAGCATAAGAGGCACTGTAACAACGCAGATCTTGCATACCGTAAACATTACTGGCTGTAGCTCCGTTTGAAGGTGCTGCTGCCGCTGAGTAGGGTTCAATTTGCATCCTTCCATCACCGTACGATTTGGATCTGAAATCTTCCATGGTGAAactgaaaccctaatttgagattgttggattctaaggtttttgatgAATTTGTGAAATGGTTTAGTTTGACAGTGAGAGTCTCTCTGGCTGTTTACAGGGGCGCTGACTACTATGCTTTTTCCGTCGGTGCTAATTTCATTATATGTAATCTTTCATTCCATTATTGAATACTACCTATTTTTTGAGATATCTTTATCTTAAGTTAATTCTAtacttttgataaaaaataataattctttttttaaagttttatatgagttaattgttttttaattaaattaaggaaaattacaaaagaatctaaaaatatataacttaataattaaatattaagttCTAATATATGTATgttaagtttttaaaatttattctaaACATTACATTTTGTCtaaaattgtttatttaattagaagaataatattaataaataaaaaaaaatactttttgctAAAGTTTTTCAAAATAGTGAATTTTTTTAAGTGTTAGAAAGAGAGTATTAATAAAAGAGTGATGATAACTCAAATTTGATTTATAATAAAGATCTAAGGTATTTATcaaacttttctttcttttattttgttaagTAAGTGATTTAGAGGAACTATTTGGATAAGTTATTTGGATAAGTAAGTGATTTAGAGAAACTATTTGGAAATCCTTATAGACGGTGACCGCTTCCATGATGCTTCCATGATTAAAAAATACTGTTGATTATCTATTTTTAAGAGAGTCGTGATACAACTCATTCTCATATGAATACTGAGAAATAACGGCACTATACATGTCTTTGTCATGGGCGAGCCTCCACGTTCTGTGAGGATGTCGCCTGAGCGATATCATGCTAGACGAGGACTTTGGAGTCGTCCCCATTCAAAACTCTCACAAATATAATACTATAGTGATatagtgatgtttaaaatatagAAAATGCTTATTGTTAGAAAAATGTGAAAATAAGAAAGGCAAGAATAATCTCAATCATTAATTATCACCACCCTCCATGATCCCAATTAAAtaggaaattaaatttaaaataaattaaaaattctacTCTAAAATAATGACAATAAAGAGTAACTAAATAATATCTCCAATGCTTAGGCTTATGAAACGTTCTCTTCATCTCACAACCATTTATTCGATCAcaatttgaaaatatattttcaaacttGTATTTATGTCTTGAAAACATATTTATGCAAATATCTTACCtcaatcttttttttcaaaattaactataattatttaataattaaaaattatataatttttttaataagtcaGTCCAAAGATCGCTTGTATGACCCAATCCAACCTATGAAAAagaacaacaataaaaaaatatgaccCGATCCAACctatgaaaaacaacaacaataaaaaaagatCGGATCatgttttttaaagttttttttccaGCTTAATCCGTGCTACAATAGAGGACTTGTGGGCCGGTCCAATAGATCGGGCACACTTTGACTGCTCTATTTAATATTGAATTCATTGATTTTGCCACCCTATATCCCACACTTCCTCGTTTGGTTGTAAGAGGGATCACGCAGTATCACTTTTTATCAGTTGTTATTGTAACTATGTGAgggatttatttttaatattttgttctaAAACTAAGACGTTTCAAGACTCaatgttattttaaaaatataaataacaagATAATTAACGAAGGAAGAaaatatatttcacatgttaagAAACACCATCCGTGGAATTTCATAACTAGGAAGGAATAAATATTGTAGACACCATATACAACTATTCTTCTAAATTCTAATTGATATCTAACAAAAACTAGCTAGCTCTATTGTTCCTTGGCAGTTATCAATGTCAGTGCATTGCTTCAAAATTTACATTTTGACATAACTGCCAGAGATGTTGAATTAGTAATCAAGATGTAGTGTGCACGTATAATGATGTAATGCTAGCTTTGGTCAAGTTTGCTTTTTCTATTCATCAAGTCATGGTAGTAGAGTAATACACACATAGGTTGACCAAGGATACAGAATGTGAACCAAAAAAACATATTTCCAACCTGGCACCAAGAAAAAATAGCAACTTCAAGATAATGAACAGTAATATACATAACGATATACCAATATGCGTAAATTGCACACTTACCATTGAGTTGCTGAATTTATTTTGCAGGTAGTTAGTTATTAAGACCAAAGGAACCTAGGAAGAAAAAAAAGACATCCATTATCATGTCAAGTGAACCAATATTAATTATATggatggtatttatgattaactATCCCAAAGATGGGAGGAATTCTCTACTCTACACAACATTTTCTTTCATTCAGCCATTGAAGAACAGAAACAgaaataaca encodes:
- the LOC131629463 gene encoding casein kinase 1-like protein 1, producing the protein MEPRVGNKFRLGRKIGSGSFGEIYLGTNIQTNEEVAIKLENVKTKHPQLLYESKLYRILQGGTGIPNVRWFGVEGDYNVLVMDLLGPSLEDLFNFCNRKLSLKTVLMLADQMINRVEFIHTKSFLHRDIKPDNFLMGLGRRANQVYAIDFGLAKKYRDSSTHQHIPYRENKNLTGTARYASMNTHLGIEQSRRDDLESLGFVLMYFLRGSLPWQGLKAGNKKQKYEKISEKKVSTSIEALCRGYPTEFASYFHYCRSLRFDDKPDYAYLKRIFRDLFIQEGFQFDYVFDWTILKYQQSQLATPPARAVIPGTGTSSAMPPVTNTGAEEGQPPGFVSVDSSRRRMSGPILNTLSSANVLGQSSGSSRRVAVSNSRDAFVGAESDVRTRTAEASPGAAHRILAGQRSSPIGSSDPQRVTRAGRNASQANNYESALRGMDGLQLENEERTHY
- the LOC131629485 gene encoding uncharacterized protein LOC131629485, producing MEDFRSKSYGDGRMQIEPYSAAAAPSNGATASNVYGMQDLRCYSASYASSVHPAQSQTGNNNDVKFKKGKSTNGSASKSWSFSDPEMQRKKRVASYKVYSVEGKLKGSIRKSFKWIKDRCNRVVHGW